The following proteins are co-located in the Microplitis demolitor isolate Queensland-Clemson2020A chromosome 5, iyMicDemo2.1a, whole genome shotgun sequence genome:
- the LOC103573978 gene encoding ATP-dependent DNA helicase Q1-like, with product MEDDEIKRIDLEIRRIDNEIRKLKNRKDELNERKEKIINDAVRQKSMELSKRDWNNSNFPWSKKLQAKLNDVLKIDKFREHQLAAINAVLSGEDTILVMPTGGGKSLCYQLPAITMKGLTIVVSPLIALIEDQIHGLKKVNVKAGMLTSNKNDLVKMAWDALDGKNDDVNLLYITPEFMKKSKRFMSKLQKSFNQKRVKLFAIDEVHCCSTWGHDFRPDYQFLGCLKAMFPGVPILGLTATATTKILDDVQKMLDIQSCLILRASFNRPNLMYEVRRKPSDKDNCLNMLVNLLKTRFSGKSGIIYTTTIKDAETLTASLRGHGLKLGCYHAMLEPDVRSKIYQRWITGEYQAVVATIAFGLGIDKPNVRFVIHHCMSKSMENYYQESGRAGRDGKKATCIVLFRLADVFKLSTMVIGDKVGLQNLYKTLEYCLDASTCRRSLIATHFNESWSKKDCNEMCDHCTKTKKTETTDITAYCQQIYQIIDKANETENNLTLLKLVDAWYNKGTTTHRVSSVPTPKFSRETAEAIIAYLLINGYLKEDFVFNAYANLSYLIRGPNSTLISDNTHKILFTHDEGLKL from the coding sequence ATGGAAGacgatgaaataaaaagaatagaCCTTGAAATTCGGCGAATAGATAatgaaataagaaaattaaaaaaccgtAAAGATGAATTGAATGAacgtaaagaaaaaataataaatgatgcAGTTCGTCAGAAAAGTATGGAATTATCTAAACGTGATTGGAATAATAGCAATTTCCCATGGTCGAAAAAATTGCAAGCGAAGTTAAATGATGTTTTGAAAATAGATAAGTTTCGAGAACATCAACTGGCGGCTATAAATGCAGTGTTATCAGGAGAAGATACTATTTTAGTAATGCCTACGGGTGGTGGAAAGAGTTTGTGTTATCAATTACCAGCAATAACAATGAAAGGTCTTACTATCGTTGTTTCTCCACTGATAGCATTAATCGAAGATCAAATACATGGTCTTAAAAAAGTCAATGTTAAAGCAGGAATGTTGAcgtcaaataaaaatgatctAGTTAAAATGGCTTGGGATGCTTTAGACGGTAAAAATGATGATGttaatttgttatatattACTCCTGAATTTATGAAGAAGTCTAAACGATTTATGtctaaattacaaaaatcatTTAACCAAAAACGCGTTAAATTATTTGCTATTGATGAGGTTCATTGTTGCAGTACTTGGGGTCATGATTTTCGTCCcgattatcaatttcttggcTGTTTAAAAGCTATGTTTCCAGGCGTTCCAATCCTAGGATTAACAGCAACAGCTACCACTAAAATACTTGATGATGTACAAAAAATGTTAGATATTCAAAGTTGTTTGATACTTCGAGCATCATTTAATCGACCAAATTTAATGTATGAAGTTAGAAGAAAACCTAGTGATAAAGATAATTGTTTGAATATGttagttaatttattgaagACAAGATTTTCTGGTAAATCAGGGATTATTTATACAACGACAATAAAAGATGCTGAAACTTTAACAGCCAGTTTACGTGGACACGGTCTTAAATTGGGATGTTATCATGCTATGCTGGAACCAGATGTTCGttctaaaatttatcaacgtTGGATCACTGGAGAGTATCAAGCTGTTGTTGCTACAATAGCATTTGGACTAGGTATTGACAAACCAAATGTCAGATTTGTTATCCATCACTGTATGTCTAAGTCaatggaaaattattatcaagaaAGCGGACGCGCTGGTCGTGATGGTAAAAAAGCAACTTGTATTGTACTATTTAGACTCGCAGATGTTTTTAAACTCAGTACTATGGTGATTGGAGACAAAGTTGGTCTTCAAAATCTCTATAAGACTCTTGAGTACTGTTTAGACGCAAGTACATGTCGAAGAAGTCTTATTGCTACGCATTTTAATGAATCATGGAGCAAAAAAGACTGCAATGAAATGTGCGATCATTGtacaaaaaccaaaaagacTGAAACAACCGATATAACGGCATATTGTCAACAAATATATCAGATAATTGATAAAGCCAATGAAACCgagaataatttaactttattaaaacttgTTGATGCTTGGTACAATAAAGGTACAACAACTCATCGAGTTTCTAGTGTTCCTACACCAAAGTTTTCACGAGAAACTGCCGAAGCAATTATTGCCTATCTTCTTATCAATGGATATCTTAAAGaagattttgtttttaatgcaTACGCCAATTTAAGTTATCTTATCCGAGGTCCTAACTCAACTTTGATATCAGATAACActcataaaatactttttactcATGATGAAGGACTCAAgctttag